A genomic stretch from Dissulfurispira thermophila includes:
- a CDS encoding sensor histidine kinase, translating into MTQNNHLQSVAFNLLMAEEKERRQLASNLHDNVTQTLALCLIKSKMLMESLSSTVYAEPLNEISELIKQTLDNIRTMTFEISPPDLYELGLLSAIESLCERFHDKYRLTIYFHINREIDNINEEVSVLIFRAVQELLFNIVKHANANIARVSIERDRNFIRINVSDDGIGFSPSVMNNKGNYTGFGIFSIKERLKGIGGQMDIKSRRGFGTHISIKIPVIS; encoded by the coding sequence ATGACTCAAAACAATCACCTTCAATCCGTAGCATTTAATCTGCTCATGGCAGAAGAAAAAGAGCGGAGGCAGCTTGCATCAAATCTCCACGACAATGTTACGCAAACACTTGCCCTGTGTTTGATAAAATCAAAAATGCTGATGGAATCTCTGTCATCCACTGTTTATGCAGAGCCACTCAATGAAATATCCGAACTTATAAAGCAGACACTCGACAATATCAGGACTATGACATTTGAGATCAGCCCACCTGATCTATATGAACTGGGTCTGCTATCTGCAATTGAAAGCCTCTGCGAGAGGTTTCATGATAAATATAGGCTGACAATCTATTTCCACATAAATAGAGAAATCGACAACATAAATGAAGAGGTATCAGTCCTCATCTTTAGAGCAGTGCAGGAACTTCTTTTTAATATAGTCAAACATGCTAATGCCAATATTGCAAGGGTTTCTATTGAAAGGGACAGAAATTTTATCAGAATCAATGTGTCTGATGATGGCATTGGTTTTAGTCCATCTGTAATGAATAATAAAGGCAATTACACAGGTTTTGGCATCTTTAGCATAAAAGAGCGACTGAAAGGCATTGGAGGACAAATGGATATAAAATCAAGACGTGGATTTGGAACACATATATCCATAAAAATCCCTGTCATCTCATAG
- the rimP gene encoding ribosome maturation factor RimP: MDKISVKQKVFELASRVAEDEGFELISADILGAGKRTVVRVVIDKDGGVTVGDCEKMSRGLEALLDVEDPIKEHYVLEVSSPGIDRPLLTQADFEKNIEKLVRITTTEKIDNQTFFIGRIIDVGEGWIRLKISKKETGGKKNRKILGGKSEGKDIFIPMDKISKARLEIEL, from the coding sequence ATGGATAAAATCAGCGTAAAACAGAAGGTCTTTGAACTCGCATCTCGTGTTGCTGAAGATGAGGGTTTTGAACTCATCAGTGCTGATATTCTTGGAGCAGGCAAAAGAACAGTAGTCAGAGTGGTAATAGACAAAGACGGTGGGGTAACAGTTGGAGACTGCGAAAAGATGAGCAGGGGTCTTGAGGCACTGCTGGATGTGGAAGATCCCATAAAAGAGCATTATGTGCTTGAAGTATCATCCCCTGGCATTGACAGACCGCTTTTAACACAGGCTGACTTTGAAAAGAACATAGAAAAACTTGTGCGTATTACCACCACAGAAAAAATAGATAATCAGACCTTCTTCATTGGCAGAATTATCGATGTTGGAGAAGGATGGATAAGACTCAAAATTAGCAAAAAAGAAACTGGGGGCAAAAAAAATCGTAAGATTTTGGGGGGCAAGAGTGAAGGTAAAGATATCTTTATCCCCATGGATAAGATTTCAAAGGCGAGACTCGAGATAGAACTTTAA
- the typA gene encoding translational GTPase TypA has protein sequence MKRDDLRNIAIIAHVDHGKTTLVDGMLKQAGIFRSNQQVQERVMDSIDLERERGITIMAKNTAVEYNGIKINIVDTPGHADFGGEVERTLKMVDGVLLLVDASEGPLPQTRFVLKKALELGLPPILVINKIDRPDARIQEVLNEVYDLFIDLDATEEQLEFPIVYTNAKRGIAKLDINDDSENLKPLFDLILKTIPAPEGKRDGVLQLLVTNIDYNDYVGRLAIGRIFSGTIRIGDAVAMINGNGDTVKTKITSIYTFQGLERIEAKEASIGDIIALAGIEGINIGDTITDVERPMPLPRIKVDEPTISMVFSVNTSPFAGKEGKFVTSRNLRERLEKELLYNVSIKVDFDNTDSFKVMGRGELQLAILIEMMRREGYELSVSMPETITKEINGILHEPMELLVIDIPEEFVGVVTQQVGMRKGRMQKMQNNGHGRVRLEFRIPSRGLIGFRSQFLTDTKGTGLLNHLFDGYEPWHGPMSKRQTGALVADRAGKSTTYALFHLQPRGTLFIKENTPVYEGMIIGENSRENDLDVNVTKEKKLTNMRAASADDTIQLIPPRILNLEQALEFIKEDELVEVTPQSVRLRKKILEANKRPKAKN, from the coding sequence ATGAAGAGAGATGATTTAAGAAACATAGCTATCATTGCACATGTTGACCATGGAAAGACAACCCTTGTTGATGGGATGTTAAAACAGGCTGGAATATTTCGCTCCAATCAGCAGGTTCAAGAAAGGGTTATGGACAGCATAGACCTTGAACGTGAGCGCGGAATCACAATAATGGCAAAAAACACAGCAGTTGAATACAACGGCATAAAAATAAATATTGTAGATACACCAGGTCATGCAGACTTCGGAGGCGAGGTAGAAAGAACTTTAAAGATGGTTGATGGTGTGCTCTTGCTCGTTGATGCATCAGAGGGTCCCTTACCACAAACAAGATTCGTCCTTAAAAAGGCACTGGAACTGGGACTTCCACCAATCCTCGTGATCAACAAAATAGATAGACCTGATGCTCGTATTCAGGAGGTTTTAAATGAGGTTTATGACCTTTTCATTGACCTTGACGCAACAGAAGAACAACTGGAATTTCCTATTGTTTACACAAATGCCAAAAGGGGCATTGCTAAGCTTGATATTAATGATGACTCAGAAAATCTAAAGCCACTTTTTGATCTTATACTAAAAACTATTCCTGCCCCTGAAGGCAAAAGAGATGGTGTTTTACAACTCCTTGTCACAAATATAGATTACAACGATTATGTTGGCAGACTTGCAATTGGAAGGATCTTTTCAGGCACTATAAGAATTGGAGATGCAGTTGCAATGATAAACGGAAATGGCGATACAGTTAAAACAAAGATTACCTCTATTTACACATTCCAGGGATTAGAAAGGATTGAAGCAAAAGAGGCATCTATTGGAGACATCATAGCTCTTGCAGGAATTGAAGGCATAAATATAGGTGATACGATTACAGATGTAGAAAGACCAATGCCTCTTCCAAGAATAAAAGTAGACGAGCCTACAATATCCATGGTCTTTTCTGTAAATACATCCCCATTTGCAGGAAAAGAAGGGAAATTTGTGACATCAAGAAATCTCAGGGAAAGGCTCGAAAAAGAACTCCTTTACAATGTCTCTATTAAGGTGGATTTTGATAACACTGATTCATTCAAGGTAATGGGGCGAGGAGAACTTCAGCTTGCAATATTAATAGAAATGATGAGAAGAGAAGGATACGAACTCTCTGTCTCCATGCCCGAGACGATAACAAAAGAAATAAACGGCATTTTGCATGAGCCAATGGAACTGCTTGTCATTGATATACCTGAAGAATTTGTTGGAGTTGTAACCCAACAGGTTGGAATGAGAAAAGGCAGGATGCAGAAGATGCAGAATAATGGTCATGGCAGAGTAAGACTCGAATTCAGGATTCCATCAAGAGGTCTTATTGGCTTCAGGTCACAGTTTCTAACAGATACAAAGGGAACAGGACTCTTAAACCATCTGTTTGATGGATATGAACCATGGCATGGCCCGATGTCAAAAAGGCAGACAGGAGCCCTCGTTGCAGATAGGGCTGGTAAATCAACCACATATGCACTCTTTCACTTACAACCAAGGGGAACACTCTTTATAAAAGAAAATACACCTGTCTACGAGGGCATGATAATTGGAGAAAACTCAAGGGAGAATGACCTTGATGTAAATGTCACAAAGGAAAAAAAGCTCACAAACATGCGTGCTGCAAGTGCAGATGATACAATACAATTAATTCCTCCGAGGATATTGAATCTGGAGCAGGCACTTGAGTTCATAAAAGAAGATGAGCTTGTTGAGGTAACTCCTCAATCAGTAAGGCTCAGGAAAAAGATATTAGAGGCTAATAAAAGACCAAAGGCAAAAAACTGA
- the mtgA gene encoding monofunctional biosynthetic peptidoglycan transglycosylase, with amino-acid sequence MCKFRIFIVFLVSLLFLNIAHYFIFPDISKLKKENPKKTSFMEYREREWKEKGKKIKIRQIWVPISKISPYLVKAVLIAEDDKFWHHEGFDFEAIEKAIEKNIKAGKFKVGGSTISQQLAKNLYLSPSKNPIRKIKEVILTWRVERNLSKKRILELYLNVAEWGEGIFGIEAASLHYYGKPASALGPEEATRLASVLPNPRKYNPVGTSRYVENRSKIIYNIMVKRGIVIPEYEEISDSPENNLKHDNDKMPTFHLNKTQGTIKE; translated from the coding sequence ATGTGTAAATTCAGGATATTTATAGTATTTCTCGTTTCTCTATTATTCCTGAATATTGCTCATTACTTTATTTTCCCTGACATTTCGAAGCTTAAAAAAGAAAACCCCAAAAAAACATCATTCATGGAGTATCGAGAAAGAGAATGGAAAGAAAAAGGCAAAAAAATAAAAATCAGACAAATATGGGTTCCTATTTCTAAAATATCACCTTACCTCGTAAAGGCAGTCCTCATTGCAGAGGACGACAAGTTCTGGCACCACGAAGGATTTGATTTTGAGGCAATAGAAAAGGCGATAGAGAAAAATATCAAGGCAGGGAAATTCAAGGTTGGAGGAAGCACTATAAGCCAACAGCTTGCAAAAAATCTTTATTTAAGTCCTTCAAAAAATCCAATTAGAAAAATCAAGGAGGTAATCCTTACATGGCGTGTAGAAAGAAACCTCTCAAAAAAAAGGATACTTGAACTATACCTTAATGTAGCTGAATGGGGTGAGGGAATATTCGGCATAGAGGCGGCATCACTTCATTACTATGGCAAACCCGCATCAGCATTAGGTCCTGAGGAGGCTACACGGCTTGCATCAGTGCTTCCCAACCCAAGGAAATATAATCCCGTTGGAACCTCGAGATATGTGGAGAACCGTTCGAAAATCATTTATAACATTATGGTCAAAAGAGGGATAGTAATACCTGAATACGAGGAGATTTCAGACAGTCCTGAAAATAATCTGAAACATGACAATGACAAAATGCCAACATTTCATCTCAATAAAACACAAGGAACAATAAAAGAGTAA
- a CDS encoding prepilin peptidase has product MLNYLNHFELLFFILGLIVGSFLNVCIYRLPRNISIIRPSSSCPVCNTAIKPWDNIPILSYIFLKGKCRKCGERISIRYPMVELLNGILYWSVFDFFGLGWHLPFVLFFSSAMVVITFIDLDFQIIPDVITLPGIVIGIISASFLLPDPFSLQHLYPHKFQDFLGTPPSAFSLSVVGFRNSVAGLFLGGGLFYLIATLSRGGMGGGDIKLMAMVGAFMGWRAVFLTTFIGSLLGSLVGIFLMVFKGKGRKTKIPFGPFLSFGSIITLFFGGEILKWYFNA; this is encoded by the coding sequence ATGTTGAACTATTTAAACCATTTTGAACTATTATTTTTTATATTAGGCCTCATAGTCGGCTCATTTCTCAATGTCTGCATATACAGATTACCGAGAAATATCTCGATAATAAGACCTTCATCATCATGTCCTGTCTGCAACACGGCTATTAAGCCGTGGGACAATATACCTATACTGAGCTATATTTTCTTAAAAGGCAAATGCAGAAAATGCGGAGAAAGGATTTCCATTCGCTATCCAATGGTTGAATTGCTGAATGGAATTCTCTATTGGTCAGTCTTCGATTTTTTTGGATTGGGATGGCATCTGCCTTTTGTTCTATTCTTTTCATCAGCAATGGTTGTAATAACATTCATTGACCTTGATTTCCAGATAATACCTGATGTAATAACACTTCCCGGAATTGTCATCGGCATTATATCAGCATCTTTTTTGCTCCCAGATCCTTTCAGCCTTCAGCACCTTTACCCCCACAAATTTCAAGATTTTTTGGGGACCCCACCTTCAGCCTTCAGTCTTTCAGTCGTTGGCTTTAGAAATTCCGTTGCAGGGCTATTCCTCGGAGGTGGGTTGTTTTATCTCATTGCAACCCTCAGCAGGGGCGGAATGGGAGGCGGAGATATTAAATTAATGGCAATGGTGGGCGCATTCATGGGATGGCGAGCTGTTTTCCTCACAACATTCATAGGAAGCCTTTTGGGCTCTTTGGTGGGCATATTTCTCATGGTTTTTAAAGGAAAGGGAAGAAAGACGAAGATACCATTCGGCCCGTTTCTATCTTTTGGCTCAATAATTACCCTGTTTTTTGGCGGTGAGATCCTGAAGTGGTATTTCAATGCATAG
- the nusA gene encoding transcription termination factor NusA produces the protein MSKELCYVIDQISREKGISRDSLLKVLEAALLSAVRKKFGGRTNIDLRIDPKTCNIQVFELKQIVEKVTNKDEEISLEKAKELFPDKTIGDTIEIPVPLQDFGRIAAQTAKQVIFQKVKEAERDIIYDEYKDKIGQIISGTVLRKEKGNYYISLAKTEACLPQKETLPNETLKRGDIVKAYLSDVKLTPKGPVIMLSRTDPNFVAALFKMEVPEIHDGVVVIKSIAREPGERTKIAVYSKDSAVDAVGACVGMKGTRVQSIVRELRGERIDIIPWSEDPRIFVARALTPATVDRVGINEEEKTAMVIADDQQLSLAIGKRGQNIKLAAKLTGWEIEILSESEYSKIKMEETDKSLNDAIKRESEKSDKNE, from the coding sequence ATGTCAAAAGAACTTTGTTATGTAATAGACCAGATTAGCAGAGAAAAAGGTATTTCACGGGATTCTCTATTAAAAGTGCTGGAGGCAGCCCTCCTTTCTGCTGTTCGCAAGAAATTCGGAGGCAGGACCAACATAGACTTGCGCATAGATCCCAAGACATGCAACATACAGGTCTTCGAGCTTAAACAGATAGTGGAAAAAGTCACAAACAAAGATGAAGAGATCTCGTTGGAAAAGGCAAAAGAATTATTTCCAGACAAGACAATAGGTGATACGATTGAAATCCCTGTACCCTTGCAGGACTTTGGCAGGATAGCAGCACAGACAGCAAAGCAGGTAATCTTCCAAAAAGTAAAAGAGGCTGAAAGAGATATCATTTATGATGAGTACAAAGATAAGATTGGGCAGATAATCAGCGGCACTGTATTAAGAAAAGAAAAAGGAAACTACTATATCAGTCTTGCAAAAACAGAAGCATGTCTTCCGCAGAAAGAAACTCTGCCTAATGAAACCCTTAAAAGAGGGGATATTGTCAAGGCATATCTTTCAGATGTAAAACTGACACCAAAAGGGCCTGTTATAATGCTTTCAAGAACAGATCCAAACTTCGTTGCTGCCCTTTTTAAGATGGAAGTTCCAGAAATCCATGATGGTGTTGTAGTTATAAAAAGTATTGCAAGAGAGCCAGGTGAAAGGACAAAAATAGCTGTATACTCTAAAGACAGTGCTGTAGATGCAGTAGGAGCTTGTGTAGGGATGAAAGGAACAAGGGTGCAGTCTATTGTAAGGGAATTGCGCGGAGAAAGGATCGATATAATCCCGTGGAGTGAAGACCCTCGAATATTTGTCGCAAGGGCGCTTACACCCGCAACTGTAGACAGGGTTGGCATAAATGAAGAAGAAAAAACTGCAATGGTGATTGCCGATGACCAACAGTTATCTCTTGCCATAGGAAAACGCGGGCAGAACATAAAACTGGCTGCAAAACTCACGGGCTGGGAGATAGAGATACTAAGCGAATCAGAGTACTCAAAAATCAAGATGGAAGAAACAGATAAATCACTTAATGATGCCATAAAGAGAGAATCAGAGAAATCTGATAAAAATGAGTAG
- a CDS encoding diacylglycerol kinase → MPLRKWIDSANNAIEGILHAAKTQKHLMYHFYSAVAVLVLSYILGVERTDFLVISIAVILVLLAEMINTAIEYVVDMISPDRSERARIAKDVAAGAVLITAFGAAVLGYIILFPYFSKTFEHGIDIAKHSKEEITLIAVILVLIIVVVIKAYSGKGHPLRGGMPSGHSAIAFSAWIAITYITESFIASLLSFLLSVLIAQSRVTVKAHTPLEVIIGAVLGALVTLLLFLVFY, encoded by the coding sequence ATGCCTTTAAGAAAATGGATAGATAGTGCAAACAATGCTATAGAGGGGATTCTGCATGCTGCAAAGACGCAGAAACATCTCATGTATCATTTCTATTCAGCAGTTGCAGTCCTTGTTTTGAGTTATATTCTTGGAGTTGAACGGACAGATTTCCTTGTTATCTCGATTGCAGTTATACTTGTGCTGCTTGCAGAAATGATTAATACAGCCATTGAATATGTTGTTGACATGATTTCACCTGATCGTAGTGAAAGGGCGAGGATTGCAAAGGATGTGGCTGCTGGAGCGGTTTTAATCACTGCCTTTGGTGCTGCAGTTTTAGGATACATTATATTATTCCCATACTTCAGTAAGACATTTGAGCATGGTATCGATATTGCCAAACATTCGAAGGAAGAAATTACCCTTATTGCTGTCATACTTGTTTTGATTATTGTGGTGGTGATCAAGGCATATTCAGGCAAGGGACATCCCCTGCGCGGTGGCATGCCGAGCGGTCATTCTGCTATTGCTTTTTCAGCATGGATTGCGATTACATATATCACAGAGAGCTTTATTGCCTCACTGCTTAGTTTTTTACTGTCAGTGCTCATAGCTCAAAGTAGGGTAACGGTAAAGGCACATACCCCTCTTGAGGTGATAATAGGTGCAGTTTTAGGTGCTCTGGTTACTCTTTTATTGTTCCTTGTGTTTTATTGA
- a CDS encoding diguanylate cyclase, with the protein MIGLCLKDIVCRKDICLNEGATLKQAIDLMESNGKGVVVILKDAIPIGILTERDIVEIVYSGTDINSPAIKYATKNLITTHETKAIGYALNLIVSNNIRRIIVVDKSGSFIGVITQQDMVKHLEDDFYRSTLKIRHVIEKMQPLIYIDQDSSLNDAIKKMIENKVSAVPILKDSKAVGIITEKDILKVVKNGISLNSLASEFMSHPVITVRLDEPVTHAVEIMNTKNIRRVVVVNSNSTAVAIVTHRDLLRNLESTYTEFIERKLKHTKDILNFLPEMVMEIIDAEEGQAIIWANERALNRFGMTIINKPITDFIPSDKWAIIYGTLCKLGRAENIKVKKDDFIYELSGFFIKTEADLCAGKIQLIIRDITDEVRLYTTDPLTGLYNRRFLNEFLHKELELSKRYHRQLSLAIADIDDFKKLNDTYGHVAGDVVLKAIAKTMLKNVRDSDVVSRYGGEEFVIVMSEIGKETALKAIERIREAISQEKISLFDGSSISITISSGIASYPDDADSSVDLLIAADDRLYKAKREGKNRTIYS; encoded by the coding sequence ATGATTGGCTTATGCCTGAAAGACATAGTCTGTAGAAAAGATATATGCCTTAATGAAGGAGCAACCTTAAAGCAGGCAATAGACCTGATGGAATCCAATGGAAAAGGGGTTGTCGTTATCCTCAAAGATGCAATACCAATTGGCATACTTACAGAAAGAGATATAGTCGAGATAGTTTACAGCGGAACAGATATAAACAGTCCTGCAATAAAATATGCTACAAAAAACCTTATAACCACTCATGAAACAAAGGCAATAGGCTACGCCTTGAATCTCATAGTCTCAAACAATATAAGACGAATAATTGTTGTAGATAAATCAGGTAGTTTCATAGGTGTGATAACACAGCAAGATATGGTTAAACACCTCGAAGATGACTTTTACCGCTCCACACTAAAAATAAGACATGTAATAGAAAAGATGCAGCCACTTATATACATTGATCAAGATAGTTCTCTCAATGATGCTATCAAAAAGATGATAGAAAACAAGGTCAGTGCTGTACCAATTTTAAAAGACAGTAAGGCGGTAGGAATAATTACAGAAAAAGATATACTCAAGGTTGTGAAAAACGGCATTTCACTAAACAGTCTTGCATCCGAATTCATGTCTCATCCAGTCATAACTGTAAGACTTGATGAACCAGTAACCCATGCTGTTGAGATTATGAACACAAAAAATATAAGAAGAGTTGTTGTTGTAAATTCAAATAGCACTGCAGTAGCAATAGTAACACACAGAGACCTATTAAGAAATTTGGAAAGCACTTACACAGAATTCATAGAACGAAAGCTGAAACATACAAAGGATATACTAAATTTTCTTCCAGAGATGGTTATGGAGATAATAGATGCAGAGGAAGGTCAGGCAATAATCTGGGCAAATGAAAGGGCATTGAACAGATTTGGAATGACAATCATAAACAAACCTATTACAGATTTTATTCCTTCTGACAAATGGGCAATAATTTATGGCACCCTCTGCAAACTTGGCAGAGCAGAAAACATAAAGGTCAAAAAGGATGATTTCATATATGAATTATCAGGTTTTTTCATAAAGACAGAAGCAGACCTCTGTGCAGGCAAAATACAGTTGATTATCAGAGACATTACTGATGAGGTAAGGCTTTATACAACAGACCCACTGACAGGTCTTTATAATAGGAGATTCCTAAATGAGTTTCTCCATAAAGAATTGGAACTGAGTAAAAGATACCACAGGCAATTATCACTGGCAATAGCAGATATTGACGACTTCAAAAAATTAAATGACACCTACGGACATGTTGCAGGTGATGTAGTATTAAAGGCTATTGCAAAGACAATGCTCAAAAATGTAAGAGACTCTGATGTTGTAAGCAGATATGGCGGAGAGGAGTTTGTGATTGTCATGTCAGAGATAGGCAAGGAAACTGCCTTAAAGGCAATAGAAAGAATAAGAGAAGCAATATCACAAGAGAAAATATCGCTTTTTGATGGAAGCAGCATTTCAATAACAATAAGCTCAGGCATAGCCTCTTATCCTGATGATGCTGACTCCTCAGTTGATTTGCTCATTGCAGCAGATGATAGATTATACAAGGCAAAAAGAGAAGGGAAAAATAGAACAATCTATTCATGA
- the recG gene encoding ATP-dependent DNA helicase RecG, whose amino-acid sequence MSSNDLSSSIQYIKGVGPQKARLLDRLGIKTVRDALFYLPYRYEDRSSIKKIAHIRHEEVNTVTGKILKTDVITPNPRRPRLKIFELTISDGSGLLKAKWFNQTYLKKLFKPEQEIILYGTIRYNYWGTGFEIINPEYEILDDNAESNPSALGIHTGRIVPIYRSTEGLSQKQIRNIMYSVINSSVSAISDPIPTEITRTYNLPNLQESLSNVHFPSLSSSIDELNKGTSLFHQRLSFDELLTLQLGLAAIKKGEVSEKGISFSPDGRLINKLLKKLPFKLTSAQERVFKDILKDMQSPTPMNRLIQGDVGSGKTIVALMAMLAAQECGYQSALMAPTEILAEQHYINIHRLVEDLGLNIHIITGSKKNKDIEVITSGRADIVIGTHALIQETISFKKLGLIVIDEQHRFGVMQRATLRRKGKGVIPDTLIMTATPIPRTLALTLYGDLDYSVIDELPPNRSPIITKLFSEKNKNQIYSLIEEETKKGRQVYVVYPIIEESEKTDLKSAITGAEALQKIFPHLKVSLIHGKMKPFEREDVMQKFKNGNIHILVSTTVIEVGVDVPNATLMVIIHAERFGLAQLHQLRGRVGRGSSQSYCILLAYGESADARKRLEVMVKTTDGFKIAEEDLNIRGPGEFFGTRQSGMPDLKVANLLRDAKILEIARKEAFSLIERDPTLKNYPQLRRSIEDFWGKRLEMFKTA is encoded by the coding sequence ATGAGTAGTAATGACCTATCATCATCTATTCAGTATATAAAGGGCGTCGGTCCTCAAAAGGCAAGATTACTTGACCGCCTTGGAATAAAGACAGTAAGAGACGCCCTCTTTTATTTACCTTATAGATATGAAGACAGAAGTTCTATAAAAAAAATAGCACATATCAGGCATGAGGAAGTAAATACTGTTACAGGCAAGATTTTAAAGACAGATGTCATTACCCCAAATCCAAGGAGACCAAGACTAAAGATATTCGAACTTACCATATCAGACGGAAGTGGGCTTCTTAAGGCAAAATGGTTCAATCAAACATACCTAAAAAAGTTATTCAAACCAGAACAGGAAATAATACTATATGGAACAATAAGATACAATTACTGGGGGACAGGTTTTGAAATCATCAATCCAGAATATGAAATACTGGATGACAATGCAGAATCAAATCCTTCAGCCTTGGGCATACACACAGGCAGAATAGTTCCCATCTATCGCTCAACAGAAGGACTGAGTCAGAAACAGATAAGAAATATCATGTATTCTGTAATTAACAGTTCTGTGTCAGCTATATCAGATCCTATACCTACAGAAATAACCAGGACATACAACCTGCCAAACTTACAGGAAAGCTTATCAAATGTGCATTTCCCTTCTCTATCATCTTCAATAGATGAGTTAAACAAGGGGACAAGCCTTTTTCATCAGAGACTATCATTCGACGAACTGCTTACACTCCAACTTGGACTCGCAGCCATTAAAAAAGGAGAAGTCTCAGAAAAAGGCATTTCATTTTCCCCTGACGGCAGACTGATAAATAAATTACTGAAAAAACTGCCCTTCAAACTCACGAGCGCTCAGGAAAGAGTATTTAAAGATATCCTCAAAGATATGCAGTCACCCACTCCTATGAACAGGCTCATACAGGGAGATGTAGGGTCAGGAAAGACTATAGTTGCCCTCATGGCAATGCTTGCTGCTCAAGAATGTGGTTATCAGTCCGCATTGATGGCACCAACAGAGATACTCGCAGAGCAGCATTATATCAATATTCACAGGCTTGTTGAAGATTTGGGATTAAATATCCATATTATTACAGGAAGCAAAAAAAACAAAGACATCGAAGTCATTACATCAGGCCGGGCTGATATTGTTATAGGAACACACGCCTTGATTCAAGAAACTATATCATTTAAAAAATTAGGGCTTATTGTAATAGACGAGCAGCACAGATTTGGCGTAATGCAGAGAGCAACATTAAGAAGAAAAGGTAAAGGCGTAATCCCTGATACATTGATAATGACAGCAACGCCGATTCCAAGAACACTCGCACTGACACTTTACGGAGACCTTGATTATTCTGTAATAGATGAACTCCCTCCAAACAGAAGTCCTATTATCACAAAACTCTTTTCTGAAAAAAATAAGAATCAGATATACTCATTAATCGAGGAAGAGACAAAAAAAGGAAGACAGGTGTATGTGGTATATCCTATAATTGAAGAGTCAGAAAAGACAGATCTTAAATCCGCAATTACAGGTGCAGAGGCATTGCAAAAAATATTCCCTCACCTCAAAGTGAGTTTAATTCATGGAAAGATGAAACCCTTCGAGAGAGAAGATGTGATGCAGAAATTTAAAAATGGCAATATACATATCCTCGTTTCCACAACAGTAATAGAAGTTGGTGTGGATGTGCCAAATGCAACCCTAATGGTTATAATACATGCAGAGAGATTTGGCCTTGCTCAGCTGCACCAGTTGAGAGGAAGGGTCGGAAGGGGAAGCAGTCAGTCATATTGTATTTTACTGGCTTACGGAGAAAGTGCAGATGCAAGAAAGAGGCTTGAGGTAATGGTTAAGACTACAGATGGCTTCAAAATAGCCGAGGAAGATTTGAATATTAGAGGACCCGGAGAATTTTTTGGCACGAGGCAATCAGGCATGCCTGATTTGAAGGTTGCAAATCTCTTAAGAGATGCTAAAATACTTGAAATAGCTCGTAAAGAGGCATTTTCATTAATTGAAAGGGACCCAACTCTTAAGAATTATCCACAACTTAGAAGGTCTATAGAGGATTTCTGGGGGAAAAGACTTGAGATGTTTAAGACAGCATAA